From the genome of Deinococcus sp. JMULE3, one region includes:
- a CDS encoding N-6 DNA methylase: MTRTVDIVQKLWNLCNDLRDDGVTFHQYVTELTYLLFLKMAKETGQEEGRDGGINIPPPNRWDTLKAASAPDRLDHYRQTLLDLGKSPAPLVRMIYADASSFIRKPATLSKLVTDIDALDWYSAKEEGLGDLYEGLLAKNANEKKSGAGQYFTPRPLIDSIVTVMNPTSDDIIQDPAAGTGGFLIAAHHHITTHEDEYSWPETKQRAYYENAFHGMELVPDTQRLALMNLMLHGLANDPERSGIRLGDTLSSDHQKLPRATLILSNPPFGTKKGGGTPTRDDLTFVTSNKQFAFLQHIYRALKTHGRAAVILPDNVLFESGIGKQIRADLMDKCTLHTILRLPTGIFYAQGVKTNVLFFTRGATDRGNTKEVWVYDLRANMPQFGKRTPFTREYFTEFETAFGPDPYGSPDALAARVDTGPEGRFRRFTREQIAERGDSLDISWLKDDSAEQGDLPEPAQLAEEALTELAGAMEELRAILLELGEDQQALEEAGVLS; encoded by the coding sequence ATGACCCGCACTGTCGACATCGTCCAGAAACTCTGGAACCTCTGCAATGACCTACGTGACGACGGCGTCACGTTCCACCAGTACGTCACGGAACTGACTTACCTGCTGTTCCTGAAGATGGCCAAGGAAACCGGGCAGGAAGAAGGCCGCGACGGCGGCATCAACATCCCCCCGCCCAACCGCTGGGACACCCTGAAGGCCGCCTCCGCACCCGACCGGCTGGACCACTACCGGCAGACGCTGCTGGACCTCGGCAAGAGCCCCGCGCCCCTCGTGCGGATGATCTACGCCGACGCCAGCTCCTTCATCCGCAAACCCGCCACCCTGAGCAAACTCGTGACGGACATCGACGCGCTCGACTGGTACTCCGCGAAGGAGGAAGGGCTGGGCGACCTGTACGAAGGGCTGCTCGCCAAGAACGCCAACGAGAAGAAGAGCGGCGCCGGGCAGTACTTCACACCCCGACCGCTGATCGACAGCATCGTCACCGTGATGAACCCCACCAGCGACGACATCATCCAGGACCCCGCCGCAGGCACCGGCGGCTTCCTGATCGCCGCGCACCACCACATCACCACCCACGAAGACGAGTACTCCTGGCCCGAAACGAAGCAGCGGGCGTACTACGAGAACGCCTTCCACGGCATGGAACTCGTGCCGGACACGCAACGCCTCGCGCTGATGAACCTGATGCTGCACGGTCTGGCCAACGACCCCGAACGCAGCGGCATCCGCCTGGGCGACACCCTGAGCAGCGACCACCAGAAACTCCCCAGAGCCACCCTGATCCTCAGTAACCCCCCGTTCGGCACGAAGAAGGGCGGCGGCACCCCCACCCGCGACGACCTGACCTTCGTCACCAGCAACAAGCAGTTCGCGTTCCTGCAACACATCTACCGCGCCCTGAAAACCCACGGCCGCGCCGCCGTCATCCTCCCCGACAACGTCCTGTTCGAGAGCGGCATCGGCAAGCAGATCCGCGCCGACCTGATGGACAAATGCACCCTGCACACCATCCTGCGCCTCCCCACCGGGATCTTCTACGCGCAGGGCGTGAAAACCAACGTCCTGTTCTTCACACGCGGCGCGACCGACAGGGGCAACACCAAGGAAGTCTGGGTGTACGACCTGCGCGCCAACATGCCGCAGTTCGGCAAACGCACCCCGTTTACCCGCGAGTACTTCACCGAATTCGAAACCGCCTTCGGCCCCGACCCCTACGGCAGCCCCGACGCCCTGGCCGCCCGCGTGGACACCGGCCCTGAGGGACGCTTCCGCCGCTTCACCCGCGAACAGATCGCCGAGCGCGGTGACAGCCTGGACATCAGCTGGCTGAAGGACGACAGCGCCGAGCAGGGCGACCTGCCCGAACCCGCCCAGCTGGCCGAGGAAGCCCTGACGGAACTCGCCGGCGCGATGGAAGAACTCCGCGCCATCCTCCTCGAACTGGGCGAGGACCAGCAGGCCCTTGAGGAAGCCGGAGTGCTCAGTTGA
- a CDS encoding YhcG family protein, with the protein MNDTPPDFTPILTLIRDAQGRALQRVNRELIDLYWQIGAYLHARIQADGWGRGTVRQLADWLAQEHPQARGFSASNLWRMGQFYDTYRGNPKLATLLRELGWSHHMTIIGRAQSEQEREFYLQAATQGHWTHRELLRQLDGGLYQRTLANPAQLSPALHHQHPTAPPLFRDSYLLDFLNLPPAHSEHDLRRGLVTHLKHFLMELGPDFTFVAEEYRVQVGTQDFFIDLLLYHRGLQALVAFELKITHFTPAMLGQLDFYLEALDRDHRKPHENPSIGVLLCRSADEQVVEYALARSASPALVARYLTALPDKALLQAKLNEFYTLEEGMKDDE; encoded by the coding sequence TTGAACGACACCCCACCCGACTTCACGCCCATCCTGACCCTGATCCGCGACGCCCAGGGCCGCGCCCTGCAACGCGTCAACCGCGAACTGATCGACCTGTACTGGCAGATCGGCGCGTACCTGCACGCCCGCATCCAGGCAGACGGCTGGGGACGCGGCACCGTCCGGCAACTCGCCGACTGGCTCGCCCAGGAACACCCGCAGGCACGCGGGTTCTCCGCATCGAACCTGTGGCGCATGGGGCAGTTCTACGACACGTACCGGGGCAATCCAAAACTCGCAACACTGTTGCGAGAACTGGGCTGGTCCCACCACATGACCATCATCGGCCGCGCGCAGAGCGAACAGGAACGCGAATTCTACCTTCAGGCCGCCACGCAGGGCCACTGGACCCACCGGGAACTCCTGCGCCAGCTGGACGGCGGCCTCTACCAACGCACCCTGGCCAACCCCGCCCAGCTGAGCCCCGCCCTGCACCACCAGCATCCCACCGCCCCGCCCCTGTTCCGCGACAGTTACCTGCTGGACTTCCTGAACCTCCCACCCGCCCACAGCGAACACGACCTGCGGCGCGGCCTGGTCACGCACCTGAAACACTTCCTGATGGAGCTCGGCCCGGACTTCACGTTCGTGGCCGAGGAGTACCGCGTGCAGGTCGGCACGCAGGACTTCTTCATCGACCTGCTGCTGTACCACCGGGGCCTTCAGGCGCTGGTGGCGTTCGAACTGAAAATCACGCACTTCACGCCCGCCATGCTGGGCCAGCTGGACTTCTACCTGGAAGCCCTGGACCGCGACCACCGTAAACCGCACGAGAACCCCAGCATCGGCGTGCTGCTGTGCCGCAGCGCGGACGAGCAGGTGGTCGAGTACGCCCTGGCCCGCAGCGCCAGCCCCGCCCTGGTCGCCCGGTACCTGACCGCCCTGCCGGACAAGGCCCTGCTGCAAGCCAAACTGAACGAGTTCTACACCTTGGAAGAAGGAATGAAAGATGACGAGTGA
- a CDS encoding restriction endonuclease subunit S — translation MNAININTLQPVDSEIQTDGLPPSWRETTLGEICSRIVDGSHNPPKAQPEGLPMLSAKNIQGRRITFDNPRLILADDFAFEDLRTSVSSGDVLMTIVGAIGRTAVVPENHSPFTLQRSVAVLKNPHIDSNLLAYFLEAPMLQNYFADNAKGTAQKGIYLKALSQTPIPLPPLPEQVRIADKLDALLARVEAGRERLERVPKLLKRFRQSVLSAAVSGELTREWRGGGDAEWEASRFGDFIREITQGWSPTCDKDPAPLDKWGVIKTTAIQAMEYRDQENKNLPDEFLPMPHLEIESGDLLITRKGPRVRAGVACYVRITRSKLMICDTVYRVRLSGKMSGQYAEIYLNAPETQGVIDELKAGISESGLNLTHSSIHGLSLNCPPPTEQAEIVRRVEALFAIADRIEAKYAAALSSFDRLTPALLAKAFRGELVPQDPNDEPASVLLERIRAARAAEGGKRGRGRPAKAAAGSEDGEGVKRRGRPPGANAPAGAEGAEPKRRGRPPKVREAVSEPAGQPAAVPEAVEASAAPRGRGRPPGPGIPQASSFEDALRKLEEQKLARAQGARQVGLFDDAE, via the coding sequence GTGAACGCTATTAATATCAATACGCTTCAACCCGTAGACAGTGAAATTCAGACCGACGGCTTACCACCAAGCTGGCGAGAAACAACTCTGGGCGAAATATGCTCCCGCATTGTCGATGGTTCACATAATCCTCCGAAAGCACAGCCGGAAGGCTTACCAATGCTAAGTGCAAAAAATATTCAGGGCAGACGCATCACCTTTGATAATCCTCGTCTTATTTTGGCTGATGACTTCGCTTTTGAAGATTTGCGCACATCAGTTTCCTCGGGCGATGTGTTGATGACTATCGTTGGAGCGATTGGAAGGACTGCTGTTGTCCCGGAAAACCACAGCCCGTTTACACTTCAGAGAAGTGTAGCTGTTCTCAAAAATCCACACATTGATTCAAACCTATTAGCATATTTTTTAGAAGCCCCGATGCTACAAAATTATTTCGCGGATAATGCAAAAGGGACTGCGCAGAAGGGTATTTATCTGAAGGCGCTGTCGCAAACTCCAATCCCTCTTCCCCCCCTGCCCGAGCAAGTCCGCATTGCCGATAAGCTTGATGCCCTGCTGGCCCGTGTGGAGGCGGGGCGGGAGCGGCTGGAGCGCGTGCCGAAGCTCCTGAAACGCTTCCGCCAGAGCGTCCTCAGCGCCGCCGTCAGCGGAGAACTCACGCGGGAATGGCGGGGAGGTGGGGATGCGGAGTGGGAGGCAAGTAGGTTCGGCGACTTCATACGTGAGATCACACAAGGATGGAGCCCCACATGCGACAAGGATCCCGCACCGCTTGATAAATGGGGAGTAATTAAAACAACCGCAATTCAGGCCATGGAATACCGCGATCAAGAAAATAAGAACTTGCCTGATGAATTTTTACCCATGCCTCATTTAGAGATCGAATCCGGCGATTTATTGATAACAAGAAAGGGGCCGAGGGTAAGAGCTGGAGTGGCCTGCTATGTTAGAATTACGCGATCAAAACTCATGATTTGCGATACCGTATACAGGGTCCGACTTTCTGGTAAAATGTCAGGCCAGTATGCAGAAATATACTTAAATGCACCTGAGACGCAAGGCGTGATTGATGAACTCAAAGCGGGCATCTCTGAGAGTGGGCTCAACCTCACTCACAGCAGCATTCACGGACTGAGTTTGAATTGTCCCCCACCTACTGAGCAAGCCGAAATCGTCCGTCGCGTCGAAGCTCTCTTCGCCATCGCGGATCGCATTGAGGCGAAGTACGCGGCGGCCCTGTCGTCCTTTGACCGCCTGACGCCCGCGCTGCTGGCCAAGGCGTTCCGGGGGGAACTGGTGCCGCAGGACCCGAACGACGAACCGGCGTCGGTATTGCTGGAGCGCATTCGCGCCGCGCGGGCAGCGGAAGGCGGGAAGCGTGGTCGGGGTCGCCCCGCGAAAGCCGCAGCGGGCAGTGAGGACGGCGAAGGGGTGAAACGCCGGGGTCGCCCGCCCGGAGCGAACGCGCCGGCGGGGGCAGAGGGCGCGGAACCGAAGCGGCGCGGTCGCCCGCCGAAGGTGCGAGAGGCGGTCAGTGAACCGGCAGGCCAGCCCGCAGCGGTGCCTGAAGCGGTGGAGGCCAGCGCGGCCCCCAGAGGTCGGGGACGCCCACCCGGCCCGGGCATCCCGCAGGCCAGCAGCTTCGAGGACGCCCTGCGGAAACTGGAAGAGCAGAAGCTGGCGCGGGCGCAGGGCGCGCGGCAGGTCGGACTGTTCGACGACGCAGAGTAA
- a CDS encoding DUF4157 domain-containing protein: MSERVHLLQRKASRVRAAQGALHRPAQEPSGQALAVQRLLSTPMRAQGQAVRPVLRAAALQRQEEARLSSAREVVQRQVAALGGVSGVQREVQTPVPARPVTPSDWVTVMRHRAERVEGQRLDTRTFGEFQTLQRQVAQSLGQGFRRDRGEPAARYATYGEHLATLQRHALSAPVSRVVLGMVPPAERTPLQRATDAALQRQMAQEQAALNFDTLASLQRQLAELDAETTQPVWQRIQARRGAGNPLPEAIQRHLEQGLNHDLGRVRIHDDAEADKLAKGVNAVAFTTGTDIFFQAGRFNPNTQTGLELLAHEVTHTVQQSQGRVGRGIDPDAGLESEARNMGAQLSRTLPRSSGSAPARPLTSLSRTTPNVVQRKAAAPATASKWRQSGKLRGHPPVRDEANPPNPNVVEDEREYQTLLAGARTLLQAQRARAGKLKGGVQGAVQDYNFWFAKVYSFVTENEIKFAESRVYDYPSYVMQCVLYFDKVYSDNLKAFKAGRSEAHWHNAFKTAAGMQSLKDAPLDVAPAIFSMVAAMLAHIRFDLPRAEAWVYQSYKSRYNAKTSDFRADFFRMSGVFDMAASSMMTVIQNNVGTASKGAVEAMKTTNLTDEMMRTALGADMGLERLETWRRMEAMVQQGRIPRNPYTLKGGQLIGDVTAGSPNARITSLQQLVPAKARPSMTGIQNSYAGAMVKAGAKVLMSPQALGTLDDEMKGLEGRYGKVSLAAQAPVDERAAVLMSLSRAPAVELKAGFSSPMSPGGVIQMPSPRDDRLIVTIMRGALEAGDLPLMLNMADSYLVLSKMENEEQWQQANKIMIMSYYPTLDVWNATALIQKWNADQMNPRRATAIRSIQGALPAATRQQVNAALSGRP, from the coding sequence ATGTCCGAACGCGTTCATCTGCTTCAGCGGAAGGCCAGCCGGGTGCGCGCGGCCCAGGGGGCGTTGCACCGCCCAGCTCAGGAGCCCTCCGGGCAGGCGTTGGCGGTGCAGCGCCTGCTGAGCACGCCCATGCGCGCCCAGGGGCAGGCGGTCAGGCCGGTGCTGCGCGCGGCGGCGTTGCAGCGGCAGGAGGAGGCCCGCCTGTCGAGTGCCCGCGAGGTGGTGCAGCGGCAGGTCGCAGCCCTGGGTGGGGTGTCGGGCGTTCAGCGGGAGGTCCAGACTCCGGTTCCCGCGCGGCCCGTCACGCCGTCCGACTGGGTGACCGTCATGCGTCACCGCGCCGAGCGTGTCGAGGGGCAGCGTCTGGATACCCGCACCTTCGGGGAGTTCCAGACCCTCCAGCGGCAGGTCGCTCAGTCCCTCGGGCAGGGGTTCCGCAGGGACCGGGGCGAACCGGCGGCCCGGTACGCCACGTATGGCGAGCACCTCGCCACGCTGCAGCGCCACGCGCTGAGCGCCCCGGTGTCCCGCGTGGTGCTCGGCATGGTCCCTCCCGCTGAGCGGACGCCTCTCCAACGGGCAACGGACGCAGCGTTGCAACGTCAGATGGCGCAGGAGCAGGCCGCCCTGAACTTCGACACCCTCGCGTCCCTGCAACGCCAGCTGGCCGAACTGGACGCCGAGACCACCCAGCCCGTGTGGCAGCGCATCCAGGCCCGCCGGGGCGCGGGGAATCCCCTCCCGGAGGCGATCCAGCGGCACCTGGAGCAGGGGTTGAATCACGACCTGGGTCGGGTGCGGATTCACGACGACGCCGAGGCGGACAAATTGGCGAAGGGCGTGAATGCGGTGGCGTTCACGACGGGGACGGACATCTTCTTCCAGGCGGGGCGGTTCAACCCGAACACGCAGACTGGACTGGAGTTACTGGCGCACGAGGTGACGCACACGGTGCAGCAGAGCCAGGGGCGCGTCGGGCGGGGCATCGACCCGGATGCCGGACTGGAAAGCGAAGCCCGGAACATGGGTGCCCAACTCAGCCGCACCCTGCCCAGGTCCTCAGGCTCAGCACCCGCACGGCCATTGACTTCTCTCAGCAGGACAACACCCAATGTCGTGCAGCGAAAGGCTGCGGCACCCGCCACCGCCAGCAAATGGCGGCAGAGCGGCAAGCTGCGCGGCCATCCCCCAGTTCGCGATGAGGCCAATCCCCCAAACCCCAACGTGGTGGAGGACGAGCGGGAATACCAGACCCTGCTGGCTGGCGCACGTACCTTGCTGCAAGCTCAACGTGCCCGCGCCGGGAAACTCAAAGGCGGCGTGCAGGGGGCAGTCCAGGACTACAACTTCTGGTTCGCCAAGGTCTACAGCTTCGTCACCGAGAATGAAATTAAATTCGCCGAGTCACGGGTGTATGACTACCCTTCATACGTCATGCAGTGCGTGCTTTATTTCGATAAGGTCTACAGTGACAATCTCAAGGCTTTCAAGGCCGGTCGCAGTGAAGCGCACTGGCATAATGCCTTTAAAACAGCTGCCGGAATGCAGTCATTGAAGGACGCGCCCCTTGATGTGGCCCCAGCGATTTTCTCGATGGTGGCTGCCATGCTGGCGCACATCCGCTTCGATCTCCCCAGGGCGGAAGCTTGGGTGTACCAGAGCTATAAAAGCCGCTACAACGCCAAAACTTCTGATTTCCGGGCCGATTTCTTCCGGATGTCTGGTGTGTTCGACATGGCGGCAAGCAGCATGATGACGGTGATCCAGAACAATGTCGGTACAGCAAGCAAGGGGGCGGTCGAAGCGATGAAGACCACGAACCTGACCGACGAGATGATGCGCACTGCGCTGGGAGCCGACATGGGCCTGGAAAGGCTCGAAACGTGGCGCCGGATGGAAGCAATGGTGCAGCAGGGCCGGATTCCACGCAACCCCTACACGCTCAAGGGGGGACAGTTGATCGGTGATGTGACGGCAGGGTCACCCAACGCCCGGATCACTTCTCTACAGCAGCTGGTCCCAGCAAAGGCCAGGCCCAGCATGACCGGCATACAGAACAGTTACGCGGGCGCGATGGTGAAAGCTGGGGCTAAGGTGCTGATGTCCCCCCAGGCTTTAGGCACGCTCGACGATGAGATGAAAGGCCTGGAGGGCCGCTACGGCAAGGTCAGCTTGGCGGCGCAAGCACCTGTCGATGAAAGGGCTGCTGTCCTGATGTCACTGTCGCGTGCTCCGGCAGTCGAACTGAAGGCTGGGTTTTCGTCGCCCATGTCGCCTGGAGGCGTCATTCAGATGCCTTCGCCGCGTGATGACCGCCTGATCGTGACCATCATGCGCGGCGCACTGGAAGCTGGTGATCTGCCACTGATGCTTAACATGGCGGATTCCTATCTCGTGCTTTCAAAGATGGAAAATGAAGAACAGTGGCAGCAGGCTAACAAGATAATGATCATGAGCTACTACCCCACCTTAGATGTTTGGAACGCCACCGCGCTGATCCAGAAATGGAATGCCGACCAAATGAATCCGCGAAGAGCCACCGCCATTCGCAGTATCCAGGGGGCCTTGCCTGCTGCTACCCGCCAGCAGGTGAACGCTGCACTAAGTGGGAGGCCCTGA
- a CDS encoding RIO1 family regulatory kinase/ATPase has translation MSARTHAPSEQDWTDPDWLDDPWTANEPRRRIRRKPVGRRQLAQLTADEDSEQDDVIRRLKDLGHITDVVAELKSGKEATAYVARGPRGSVLVKLYRDLQARSFKDDRVYRAGQVILDVRAAKAMHNRTRKGLEMLQQDWVLSEYAHLWTLWTAGLNVPEPLAGPHPTAYADTIPAVLMRLIGTEDHVAPRLSDAHLTPEQARSAWEQSLDGMAHLLRLGYAHGDYSTYNLLWQEDTVTIIDFPQLSTRQNPHFQGLLARDAQSLATSFRKHGIHADSQSVLRDVQRRAQGPAPEPRLLLP, from the coding sequence ATGAGCGCCCGCACCCACGCCCCATCCGAACAGGACTGGACCGATCCGGACTGGCTGGATGACCCCTGGACCGCCAATGAGCCCCGCAGGCGCATCCGCAGGAAACCCGTCGGCAGGCGACAGCTCGCCCAGCTGACCGCCGACGAGGACAGCGAACAGGACGACGTGATCCGCCGCCTGAAGGACCTGGGCCACATCACGGACGTCGTCGCGGAACTCAAGAGCGGCAAGGAAGCCACCGCGTACGTCGCCCGCGGCCCACGCGGCAGCGTCCTCGTGAAGCTCTACCGCGACCTGCAGGCCCGCTCCTTCAAGGACGACCGCGTGTACCGCGCCGGGCAGGTCATCCTCGACGTCCGCGCCGCCAAGGCCATGCACAACCGCACCCGCAAGGGCCTGGAGATGCTCCAGCAGGACTGGGTCCTGAGCGAGTACGCGCACCTGTGGACCCTCTGGACCGCCGGACTGAACGTCCCCGAACCCCTCGCCGGACCGCACCCCACCGCCTACGCCGACACCATCCCCGCCGTCCTCATGCGACTCATCGGCACCGAGGACCACGTCGCCCCGCGCCTCAGCGACGCGCACCTGACCCCCGAACAGGCCCGCAGCGCCTGGGAACAGAGCCTGGACGGCATGGCCCACCTGCTGCGCCTGGGGTACGCGCACGGCGACTACAGCACCTACAACCTGCTCTGGCAGGAGGACACCGTGACCATCATCGATTTCCCGCAACTGTCGACCCGTCAGAACCCGCACTTCCAGGGGCTCCTCGCCCGGGACGCCCAGAGCCTCGCCACCAGCTTCCGCAAACACGGCATCCACGCCGACAGTCAGAGCGTCCTGCGGGACGTGCAGCGCCGCGCGCAGGGCCCCGCGCCCGAACCCCGCCTGCTGCTGCCCTGA
- a CDS encoding VOC family protein codes for MRVLETCLYVDDLDRAETFYSGVLGLTLHGKVTGRHLFYRLDGSMLLIFDPRASTQPGDVPPHAGRPGGHACLTLDPAQTDEWEARLRAAGLTVTRYAWGDRGESLYFHDPAGNVLELAPPRIWGLP; via the coding sequence ATGCGCGTCCTGGAAACCTGCCTGTACGTCGACGACCTGGACCGCGCCGAGACGTTCTACAGCGGCGTGTTGGGCCTGACCCTGCACGGCAAGGTCACCGGGCGGCACCTGTTCTACCGGCTGGACGGCAGCATGCTGCTGATCTTCGACCCGCGCGCCAGCACCCAGCCCGGCGACGTCCCCCCACACGCCGGGAGGCCCGGCGGGCACGCCTGCCTGACCCTCGACCCCGCCCAGACCGACGAGTGGGAAGCGAGGCTGCGCGCCGCCGGACTGACCGTCACGCGGTACGCCTGGGGCGACCGGGGCGAGAGCCTGTACTTCCACGACCCCGCCGGGAACGTCCTGGAACTCGCCCCGCCCCGCATCTGGGGCCTGCCCTGA
- a CDS encoding CoA ester lyase — MPPAHPSRSVLYVPGDKPRAIDKARTLNADAIILDLEDAVAPEHKPAARDHIRQALQTPWPVPVLIRVNALNTPWEHDDRELALTAGASGIVLPKVEHAHDAHALSLGLPLWAMIETPHGVLNAPHIAAVPGVTTLIVGANDLARALRTQPHPDRTPLLHALSSVVLAARAHGKTPLDAVYNDIRDPDGFTRECQQGRALGFSGKTLIHPSQIETANQAFGVTAAEADHARELINAWDAARNEGKSIATHQGALVEQMHVDEAREVLALYAATNR, encoded by the coding sequence ATGCCCCCGGCCCACCCCTCCCGCTCCGTCCTGTACGTCCCCGGCGACAAACCCCGCGCCATCGACAAAGCCCGCACCCTGAACGCCGACGCCATCATCCTCGACCTCGAAGACGCCGTCGCCCCCGAACACAAACCCGCCGCCCGCGACCACATCCGCCAGGCCCTCCAGACCCCCTGGCCCGTCCCCGTCCTCATCCGCGTCAACGCCCTGAACACCCCCTGGGAACACGACGACCGCGAACTCGCGCTCACCGCCGGCGCGAGCGGCATCGTCCTCCCCAAAGTCGAACACGCCCACGACGCCCACGCCCTCAGCCTCGGCCTCCCCCTCTGGGCCATGATCGAAACCCCACACGGCGTCCTGAACGCCCCCCACATCGCCGCCGTCCCCGGCGTCACCACCCTCATCGTCGGCGCGAACGACCTCGCCCGCGCCCTGCGCACCCAACCCCACCCTGACCGCACCCCCCTCCTGCATGCGCTGAGCAGCGTCGTCCTCGCCGCCCGCGCCCACGGCAAAACACCCCTCGACGCCGTCTACAACGACATCCGAGACCCCGACGGTTTCACCCGCGAATGCCAGCAGGGCCGCGCCCTCGGCTTCAGCGGCAAAACCCTCATCCACCCAAGCCAGATCGAAACCGCCAACCAGGCGTTCGGGGTCACCGCAGCCGAAGCCGACCACGCCAGGGAATTGATCAACGCGTGGGACGCCGCGCGCAACGAAGGGAAAAGCATCGCCACGCACCAGGGAGCGCTCGTGGAACAGATGCACGTGGACGAGGCGCGCGAGGTGCTCGCGTTGTACGCGGCGACGAATCGCTGA
- a CDS encoding pitrilysin family protein: protein MPVRPPPSSPAHLWTLPGGLTVVFERRVGPGFAFDLRVPVGSAHDPAGAEGTGGVLEEWLFKGAAGMDARALQDAFDDLGVRRGGGVGPEATRIGVSGLRADLRAALALTADVLNRPELPGDEFEILTDLARQDLEGLEDSPADRLATRARQVAFPRPPASPHAGYAHPASGTTEGLDALTPQGVQAHLTRYGQAGSVLGLVADLDPGDALALVEGTLGGLRPGLDEPVPAPFHAHAHAHEPHPDGEQTHLSLTAPGVGPRDAHWLAWQVALTALSGGSASRLFHAVREERGLAYSVSASPILLGGHGYLSAYAASTPDRAPETLQVLRAELARLPQGLTPAEFERARTGLATSVIFGAESLRGRAHALTRDVALFGHPRSVQTLRESIQALTLDHVNDFLSSYDPTRDATTVTLGPSDPTLNPDPTHA, encoded by the coding sequence ATGCCCGTCCGCCCCCCGCCCAGTTCCCCCGCCCACCTGTGGACCCTGCCCGGCGGCCTGACCGTCGTCTTCGAACGCCGCGTTGGGCCCGGGTTCGCGTTCGACCTGCGCGTCCCGGTCGGCAGCGCCCATGACCCCGCCGGGGCGGAAGGGACGGGCGGCGTGCTGGAGGAATGGCTGTTCAAGGGCGCCGCCGGGATGGACGCCCGCGCCCTGCAGGACGCCTTCGACGACCTCGGCGTGCGCCGGGGCGGCGGCGTCGGCCCCGAGGCCACCCGCATCGGCGTCAGTGGCCTGCGCGCCGACCTGCGCGCCGCGCTGGCCCTCACCGCCGACGTCCTGAACCGCCCCGAACTGCCCGGGGACGAATTCGAGATCCTCACCGACCTCGCCCGGCAGGACCTGGAAGGACTGGAGGACAGCCCCGCCGACCGGCTTGCCACCCGCGCCCGGCAGGTCGCCTTCCCCCGCCCCCCGGCCTCCCCGCACGCCGGGTACGCGCACCCCGCCAGCGGCACCACCGAGGGCCTCGACGCCCTCACCCCGCAGGGCGTCCAGGCGCACCTGACCCGCTACGGGCAGGCGGGCAGCGTGCTGGGCCTCGTCGCCGACCTCGACCCAGGTGACGCCCTCGCCCTCGTCGAGGGAACCCTCGGCGGCCTGCGACCCGGCCTCGACGAACCCGTCCCCGCGCCCTTCCACGCCCACGCGCACGCGCACGAACCCCATCCGGACGGCGAGCAGACGCACCTCAGCCTCACCGCGCCCGGCGTCGGCCCGCGCGACGCGCACTGGCTGGCGTGGCAGGTCGCCCTGACCGCCCTCAGCGGCGGCAGCGCCAGTCGCCTGTTCCACGCCGTCCGCGAGGAACGCGGCCTCGCCTATTCCGTCAGCGCCAGCCCCATCCTCCTCGGCGGGCACGGCTACCTCAGCGCGTACGCCGCCAGCACCCCCGACCGCGCCCCCGAGACCCTCCAGGTGCTCCGCGCGGAACTCGCCCGCCTCCCGCAGGGCCTCACCCCCGCCGAGTTCGAACGGGCCCGCACCGGCCTCGCCACCAGCGTCATCTTCGGCGCCGAGAGCCTCCGAGGCCGCGCCCACGCCCTCACCCGCGACGTCGCCCTGTTCGGCCACCCCCGCTCCGTCCAGACCCTCCGCGAGAGCATCCAGGCCCTGACCCTCGATCACGTCAACGACTTCCTGAGCAGCTACGACCCCACGCGGGACGCCACCACCGTCACCCTCGGCCCCAGCGACCCCACCCTCAACCCGGACCCCACCCATGCCTGA
- a CDS encoding M23 family metallopeptidase — MGRVVGVIVTVLVLAGVAYLLWPLIQGAQRMGALMAEPAPVAGSLPNPLPGQRFVDTWGGARSQGRRHEGVDIFAPRGTPIRATTRGMVVNVGPNNLGGRTVMILGPAGQRHYYAHLERYPDLKRGDWVKAGDVVGFVGDSGNARGTPPHLHYGIYTGGGAINPYPLLQNR, encoded by the coding sequence ATGGGCAGGGTGGTCGGGGTGATCGTGACGGTGCTGGTCCTCGCGGGCGTGGCGTACCTGCTGTGGCCGCTGATTCAGGGCGCGCAGCGGATGGGGGCGCTGATGGCCGAGCCCGCTCCGGTGGCGGGCAGCCTGCCCAATCCCCTGCCGGGGCAGCGCTTCGTGGACACCTGGGGCGGGGCGCGCAGCCAGGGGCGGCGGCACGAGGGCGTGGACATCTTCGCGCCGCGCGGCACACCGATTCGCGCCACGACGCGCGGCATGGTCGTGAACGTCGGGCCGAACAATCTGGGGGGCCGCACGGTGATGATCCTGGGTCCGGCGGGGCAGCGGCACTACTACGCGCACCTGGAGCGGTACCCGGACCTGAAGCGCGGGGACTGGGTGAAGGCGGGAGACGTGGTGGGCTTCGTGGGGGACAGCGGGAACGCCAGGGGCACGCCCCCGCACCTGCACTACGGGATCTACACGGGGGGCGGGGCGATCAATCCGTACCCGCTGCTCCAGAACCGCTGA